The window GCGCGTGAGCAAGCCGCCCCAGCCGCTGAGCGCGGACACGGTGGCGGCCCTCGCGCGGGGCGAAGGCATGCTGGGCGCCGCGGAGCTGGGCGAGCCGCTGGTGCTGGACAGCGTGGCGCTGCGCCCCGCCCTCTTCCCGCCGGGCATCGCGCTGCGCGCCAGCGTCATGGGCGGCACGCTGAGCGCCTCCGTGGGCCTGCTGGGTGACACGCGCGTCAAGGTGACGGCGGACGGGCTCCAGGCCTCCGGCGGCAACCTGCCGGCCTTCACCGGCATGGACCTGGACGGCGAGCTGAACGCGGCCCTGTCGCTGACGATGCCCAAGAGTGGCGCGCAACCGGACCTGTCCCAGGCCAACGGTGAGCTGACGCTGGACACCCGGAACATGGTCATCAAGAGCGGCAAGGTGGCCATCCCCATGGGAGGCGGCACGGCGGTGCCCATGGACCTGCCGCAAATCGACCTGGGCGCGCTCACCGGGCGCATCCAGTTCGTCAAGGGACTGGGCACGGTGGAGTCGCTGCGCCTGAAGAGCAACGAGCTGGAGGCAGTGGCCACTGGCACGCTGAAGCTGGGCAAGCGCCTGGAGTACAGCGAGCCCGGCATGGATGTGAACATCAAGCTGGACCCGGAGTTCCAGAAGCGGCTGGGCCTGGTGGGCGCGGGCGTCACCATCCTCCCGCCGGACAAGACGGACCCCAGCTTCCGCGCCGCCCGGCTCGCCGGCTTCCTCAACCGGCCGACGTTCCTCCCGCGGCGCTGAGCGCCCGCTCCCCCGCGCCCTCCTCCGGGCGCGGGGTTGAAAGCCGAACACCAGGGCGTGTAAAGCGCTCTCAGGCGCTGGACTGCTGAGAGGGCTGGGATGCCGGAGCTGGTGTTCTTTCGTCGTGGCGAGGAGGTGTTGCGGGTGGGGGTGGACCGGGCACGGCTGGTGCTCGGACGCGGCGAGCAGAGCGACGTCGCCATCCCAGACCCCGAGGTGAGCCGCCTCCAGGTCGCGTTGCTGTGGGACGGCGAGCGCTGCCGGGTGGAGGATTTGTCCGGCAAGGGCACCACCGTCGCCGGCCAGTCCATCACCCACGGCGAGCTGCCAGACGGCGCGGACCTGGCGCTGGGCCAATGGCGCGCGGTGTTCCGCATCAGCGGCGGCAGCGAAGGCGCGGACGTCACCACCGAGGTGGGCCACACGACGTCCGTCCAGTCCCGCGACACGCAGGCCCCGCGCTGGCAGCCCGCGCAGGTGCGGGTGAAGCAGGGCCTCAATGAGTCCGTGCACCGCTTCACGGGTGAAGGCTTCACCGCGGGCAAGGACGCCGGCTGCGACCTGGTGCTCCAGGACCGCTTCGCCTCCAGCCGGCACCTGAAGGTGACCCGGCGCGACAACACCTTCCACGTCGTGGACCTGCGCTCCACCAACGGGACGTGGATGGGCCCGGTGCGCGTCTTCGAGGCGGAAGTCCCGCTGCCCACCGTGCTGCGCGTGGGTGAGACGGAGCTGGTGCTGGAGCCTGCCGCGCCCACCACGCGCAAGGAGCCCACGTCCTTCCACGGCATCATCGGCGGCGACCCGTCGGTGCGGCAGCTCTCGGAGTTGATTGAGCGGGTGGCCCCGTCCTCCGCGGCGGTGACGATTCTGGGCGAGTCCGGCACCGGCAAGGAGCTGGTGGCCCGCGCCATCCACGCCTGCTCGCAGCGGGCGAACCGGCCGCTGGTGCCCGTCAACTGCGCGGCCATCTCCAAGGAGCTCATCGAGAGCGAGCTCTTCGGCCATGAGAAGGGTTCCTTCACCGGCGCCATGGGCGCGCGCAAGGGCGCCTTCGAGGAGGCCGACGGAGGCACCCTCTTCCTGGACGAGATTGGCGAGCTGCCGCTGGACTTGCAGGCCAAGCTGCTGCGCGCGCTGGAAGGCGGCGAAATCAAGCGCGTGGGCGCCAGCCGCCCGCAGACGGTGGACGTGCGCGTGGTGGCGGCCACCAACAGGGACTTGCTGGCGGCGGCGCGCGAGGGCCGCTTCCGCGAGGACCTGTACTACCGGCTCTGTGTCATCCCCCTGCACCTGCCGCCGCTGCGCAGCCGTAAGGCGGACCTGGGCTCACTGGCCGAGCACTTCGTGCGCACCTACGCCCCGCGTGGCCAGTCCGTGCGCTTCACACCCGCGGCCCTGGAGCGGCTCCAGCACCACGCGTGGCCGGGCAACATCCGCGAGCTGCGCAACGTGGTGCACCGCGCGCTGCTGCTGCGCAAGGGGCCCCTCATCGACGCGGGGGACATCTCCTTCGACCAGGAGCTGAACCGCGAGACGGGCATCGCCGTGCCGGAGCTGCCGCCGGGGATGACGCTGGAGCAGATGCTGGAGAAGCTGGAGCGTCAAATCGTCGAGGCGGCGCTGCGGCGGTACAACAACAACCGCGAGCGCGTGGCCCGCGAGTTGGGCGTGGCCCGCTCCACCCTCTTCAAGCGGCTGAAGGACTGGGGCCTCACGAAGCAGGACGAGCAGGAGTAGAGGCCGTCTTCCAGGGAGGTGGGGGTGTCAGCGGATGGACGCCCCCGCCCCGGGAAAATGTGGCCCACGGTGCATGGCCCTGAAGGGCGATAGACCCTTCAGGCAGCTCATTCGTTCCATGTCCTGTACGTCCACCCCGGCGTGTCAGGAGAGCACCCGTCATGCACGCATGCGCGCTTCCGCCGCTGTCCGAGTTGTATACCGAGCACCGCCCTCGCGCGTTGGCCATTGCCCGACGCATCGTCGGTGATACCGCCG is drawn from Myxococcus xanthus and contains these coding sequences:
- the gspN gene encoding type II secretion system protein GspN, with translation MSTDSKAARWKILLGYAAFAVVAFVVGLLVTFPYDAIRKRLVSEAAQAGLAVRIGSLRPGLAGITATNVRVSKPPQPLSADTVAALARGEGMLGAAELGEPLVLDSVALRPALFPPGIALRASVMGGTLSASVGLLGDTRVKVTADGLQASGGNLPAFTGMDLDGELNAALSLTMPKSGAQPDLSQANGELTLDTRNMVIKSGKVAIPMGGGTAVPMDLPQIDLGALTGRIQFVKGLGTVESLRLKSNELEAVATGTLKLGKRLEYSEPGMDVNIKLDPEFQKRLGLVGAGVTILPPDKTDPSFRAARLAGFLNRPTFLPRR
- a CDS encoding sigma-54-dependent Fis family transcriptional regulator; this encodes MPELVFFRRGEEVLRVGVDRARLVLGRGEQSDVAIPDPEVSRLQVALLWDGERCRVEDLSGKGTTVAGQSITHGELPDGADLALGQWRAVFRISGGSEGADVTTEVGHTTSVQSRDTQAPRWQPAQVRVKQGLNESVHRFTGEGFTAGKDAGCDLVLQDRFASSRHLKVTRRDNTFHVVDLRSTNGTWMGPVRVFEAEVPLPTVLRVGETELVLEPAAPTTRKEPTSFHGIIGGDPSVRQLSELIERVAPSSAAVTILGESGTGKELVARAIHACSQRANRPLVPVNCAAISKELIESELFGHEKGSFTGAMGARKGAFEEADGGTLFLDEIGELPLDLQAKLLRALEGGEIKRVGASRPQTVDVRVVAATNRDLLAAAREGRFREDLYYRLCVIPLHLPPLRSRKADLGSLAEHFVRTYAPRGQSVRFTPAALERLQHHAWPGNIRELRNVVHRALLLRKGPLIDAGDISFDQELNRETGIAVPELPPGMTLEQMLEKLERQIVEAALRRYNNNRERVARELGVARSTLFKRLKDWGLTKQDEQE